A portion of the Pan troglodytes isolate AG18354 chromosome 10, NHGRI_mPanTro3-v2.0_pri, whole genome shotgun sequence genome contains these proteins:
- the SLC6A13 gene encoding sodium- and chloride-dependent GABA transporter 2 isoform X5 yields MIVILLNVYYIIVLAWALFYLFSSFTIDLPWGGCYHEWNTEHCMEFQKTNGSLNGTSENATSPVIEFWERRVLKISDGIQHLGALRWELALCLLLAWVICYFCIWKGVKSTGKVVYFTATFPYLMLVVLLIRGVTLPGAAQGIQFYLYPNLTRLWDPQVWMDAGTQIFFSFAICLGCLTALGSYNKYHNNCYRDCIALCFLNSGTSFVAGFAIFSILGFMSQEQGVPISEVAESGPGLAFIAYPRAVVMLPFSPLWACCFFFMVVLLGLDSQFVCVESLVTALVDMYPHVFRKKNRREALILGVSVVSFLVGLIMLTEGGMYVFQLFDYYAASGMCLLFVAIFESLCVAWVYGARRFYDNIEDMIGYRPWPLIKYCWLFLTPAVCTATFLFSLIKYTPLTYNKKYTYPWWGDALGWLLALSSMVCIPAWSLYRLGTLKGPFRERIRQLMCPAEDLPQRNPAGPSAPATPRTSLLRLTELESHC; encoded by the exons AACACTGTATGGAGTTCCAGAAGACCAACGGCTCCCTGAATGGTACCTCTGAGAATGCCACCTCTCCTGTCATCGAGTTCTGGGA GCGGCGGGTCTTGAAGATCTCTGATGGGATCCAGCACCTGGGGGCCCTGCGCTGGGAGCTGGCTCTGTGCCTCCTGCTGGCCTGGGTCATCTGCTACTTCTGCATCTGGAAGGGGGTGAAGTCCACAGGCAAG GTGGTGTACTTCACAGCCACATTTCCTTACCTCATGCTGGTGGTCCTGTTAATTCGAGGGGTGACATTGCCTGGGGCAGCCCAAGGAATTCAGTTTTACCTGTACCCAAACCTCACGCGTCTGTGGGATCCCCAG GTGTGGATGGATGCAGGCACCCAGATATTCTTCTCCTTCGCCATCTGTCTTGGGTGCCTGACAGCCCTGGGCAGCTACAACAAGTACCACAACAACTGCTACAG GGACTGCATCGCCCTCTGCTTCCTCAACAGCGGCACCAGCTTTGTGGCCGGCTTTGCCATCTTCTCCATCCTGGGCTTCATGTCTCAGGAGCAGGGGGTGCCCATTTCTGAGGTGGCCGAGTCAG GCCCTGGCCTGGCTTTCATCGCTTACCCGCGGGCTGTGGTGATGctgcccttctctcctctctgggCCTGCTGTTTCTTCTTCATGGTCGTTCTCCTGGGACTGGATAGCCAG TTTGTGTGTGTAGAAAGCCTGGTGACAGCGCTGGTGGACATGTACCCTCACGTGTTCCGCAAGAAGAACCGGAGGGAAGCCCTCATCCTTGGAGTATCTGTCGTCTCCTTCCTTGTGGGGCTGATCATGCTCACAGAG GGCGGAATGTACGTGTTCCAGCTCTTTGACTACTATGCGGCCAGTGGCATGTGCCTCCTGTTCGTGGCCATCTTCGAGTCCCTCTGTGTGGCTTGGGTTTACG GAGCCAGGCGCTTCTACGACAACATCGAAGACATGATTGGGTACAGGCCATGGCCTCTTATCAAATACTGTTGGCTCTTCCTCACACCAGCTGTGTGCACA GCCACCTTCCTCTTCTCCCTGATCAAGTACACTCCGCTGACCTACAACAAGAAGTACACGTACCCGTGGTGGGGCGATGCCCTGGGCTGGCTCCTGGCTCTGTCCTCCATGGTCTGCATTCCTGCCTGGAGCCTCTACAGACTCGGAACCCTCAAGGGCCCCTTCAGAGAG AGAATCCGTCAGCTCATGTGCCCAGCCGAGGACCTGCCCCAGCGGAACCCAGCAGGACCCTCGGCTCCCGCCACTCCCAGGACCTCACTGCTCAGACTCACAGAGCTAGAGTCTCACTGCTAG